The stretch of DNA GCGAGCGTCACGATCAAACTCATTGCCAACGAACAGATCTTTGTCGGCTGTCAGCAGGGTTCGGAATTCTTCCCGATCACTGCGGATGTCTATCAGCTGCCTGTGAATACCACGAAATTACCGGATTTCAGTGCGCTTGGGACACGTTTGACCAAGGTCTGCATGGATCAATACAATGTCGCCCCGCGCGACTGGTCCACCGGCTTTCCGGGTGTAACGAATCTCTTCGAATGGTTTGCCCTTCATACCACCACGAACGTCGTCGTGCCGATGGATGGCACCTATAGCTTCAAATTGAATTCTGATGATGGAGCCAAACTCTATATAGATGGCAAACTCGTTATTGATAACGACGGTCAGCATGCACCGACAGCCAAGGAAGCGACGGTTACGCTGACAGCTGGACAGCATGCCCTCAGCATCGATTACTTCCAGGGTCCACGTTATCAGATCGCACTTGAGCTTTACTGGAAGACGCCGGGAGCGTCTTCGTATGTCTATGTACCGAAAGCCTCATTCAAGTAAAGTGTGTTTCAAAGAAAAACCTTTAGGGGGCCGGCTGCAGAAGGCAGCCGGCCTTTCCTCTTCAGTCGGGAAACTGGGCCTTCTTTCGCTGCATCGCCGCTTCCACGGCCATCTTCAAATCGAGCGACATGAGCATACCTGCATTCCAGGTCGCAACATAATCGAGGCCCTCGGCCACGGAATGATCTCGGCTGTAATTCAGGATCTGCTTGGTCCCGCGCACGGCCAGAGGCGATTTTTCAGCGATCAAGGCCGCCTGCTCCCGCGCCAGGGCCAGGAGGGCCGGGACATCCGAGGTCACTTCATTGATAAGACCGGCACGCTGGGCCTCGACCGCATGGAAAAGTTTGCCGGTCAAAGCCCATTCCCGGGCTCGACCTTCGCCGACGATTTTCGGCAGACGCTGAAGCGTGCCGATATCAGCCACTATGCCCAGATCCACTTCCTTGACGGAAAAACTGGCATCTTCGGATGCATGACGGATATCGCAGGCGCTGATGAGGTCAATGCCACCGCCGAAGCAAACGCCCTGTACGGCGGCGATCACGGGCTTGCGACAGCTTTCGATGCGGGTAAAGCTTGCCTGCAGGGAACAAATGATCGCTCGAAGTTTTTCCTGGCGGCGACCTTCCGGAAGGCTTTCGATGCGCTGGGCTATACTCAGCACAAATTCAAAGTCAATGCCGCTCGAGAAACGGGGCCCTTCACTGCGCAGGATGACGGCTCTGACCTCGGGTGTTTCATCGGCCCAGCGAAAGGCAGCCTCCAGTTCGTACCACATTTTTTCATGCAGAGCGTTCGCCTTGTCGGGGCGATTCAGGCTGACTTCGGCGACCTTGTTCGCAAGGGAGACCTTCAGGAACTCAAAATCAGGCATGGAAAATCCTCGCAACTCATGGTGATATACCAGGGGTATTCCCGTTTTTTGATCAGGAGTCTTTATGTGCATTATTTGTCTGGAATTCAATAGAAAGAAGGATCTTGAGGATGCCCGTCTCATGGTCGAAGCGGCCCGACGCGAAGTCAGTAGTATTCCCGAGGATCATTTGAAACGCGTGGAAGAGGAGCTGAAAAAGCGTCAGCCCGATGCCACGGAGCCATTGAAGGTTCCGTAAATTTTTGTCTTAGCTGGCCTCGCCCAGCGTCTCCTGCGCCTTGATAAAGTGCGTGGACGCCAGCATAAGGTGGATGGAAAAGCTGGCGAAGCCTGCCAGCTCTTCATGCACGCGAAGCTGGATCTGACCGCCATTGTTTTCCAGGTAACGGCGCACGGCATCCATCCCGACTCCACGCCCGGATACTTCCGTCAAAGACTGCGCTGTGCTCAAGCCCGAGATGAAAATCAAATCCGCCACCTTCTGCAGTGATTTCAATCCCTCCGCATCCAGCAGATGATCCCGCTGGGCTTTTTCCCGCAGCTTTTTCATGTTCAGGCCGCGTCCATCATCGCGATACTCGATGGACAGAAGATCGCCCTTTTGCTGCAGGCGCACATCAATGCGCCCGGTCGGACGCTTGCCCACGGCCACGCGCTCGGCGGCAGTCTCGATGCCGTGATCCAGGGAATTGCGGATGATGTGAACAAAGACATTGGCCAGGAGTTCATGCGCGCTTTGCTTGAGTTTGAAGCCGCGGGCCTCGACGTTGATGATGGGGATCTCTTTGCCTAAATCCCGCGCGACGCGATGAACGCTGCTCAGAATATCCAAGAAGACATCGGAGGCTTCGCTGAAGCAGAGGTCCTCGATCCTTTGAATGGTATCGCGAAGCTTCAGCGCATCATGGGGTTCCAGGCGCGAGACCTGAATGGACCGCAGCGTGCGGTTCTCATGCTCCAGGGCCTCGCGGCTGATCGAGACTTCGGTGCTGTTGGCGACGGTACGGCCCAGCTTCTCATGATTCAGTTTCACATAGTAGTCAAAAACGGCCTTCACGTCCAGCATGCTCTCCAGGAGGTTCTGCTGATGCCACTGCAGCTCAGGATCACGCAGCAAGGCCGAATACACCTGCTCCACTTCATGAAGGAGCGAGGTCATTTTATAGAAACCCAGCGTCCGCGCCGCGCCTTTCATCGTGTGCATGTTCACGAAAATAATCTTGACGATCTCTGGATCCTTCCTGGTGTTCTGGCGGATCAGGCGATCATTCTCGGCCAGGAACTGCATCGAGGTGACGACGAAGCCCTGGAATTTATCCGGACTCACGTTGACCAGCTCGATAATGTATTCCAGCTCGCGCTGATGTTCGAGCCGCTGGGCTTCGGCCTGCTTCAGGCTGGTGATATCGCGCAGCACGAGCAGGACTCGGGCCACGCAGTTATTCTTGTCGGTGATCGGACTCCAGATGCACTGCAGATCATGCCGCTGGCCGTCATAGGCAATGGCCACCTCTTCGGGCAGATGCGCGGCGTTGCTTTCAAAACTGATGACGTCGTCGTCAAAGCAGGCGAGCAGACTTTGATGCATGGTGTCTTTCAGGTCCACGCTCAAATTGGAGGAACCAAAAATCGCCGTGACATAATCCTGGCCCGCGGGTTCCTTCACGCCGATGATCGACGGAAGCTGCACGGAATAGTTCGGGAGTATGCGTCCTCGGGAATCGATCGAGCAGATGCCGAGCGGAATGTTATCGAGCATACCCTGGATATCGCGCGTTTTCTTATCCACCTCCTCTTCCAGATGGGCGGAAAGGACCTGGGCGGTGCGGAAGGCCCTTGCAAAAAGCTTGGCCACCACCTGGCCCTGAAAGAAGATGAAGGCGGAGAGTCCATAGTTGGTGAGATAGAAAGGCGACTCGATGATGTTCAGGCCGCAGAGGATGTCATAGGTGACGGTGGAGAGAAACACCAGGGCTCCACAGAGCATCAGGCGTGCGCCTGTCATCTTCAAGCGTATCGCTTTGAAAAGGAGCGCCATCGTGATGACGGCTGAAACGAGCGCGAAGAGATCCAGGGGAATGATCAGATGGGGCAGAAGGCGCGTATCAAAAACCATGGCCGTCAGGGCGAAGAGCAGCGCGGCGCCCATGAAGACCTGCGATTTCCGGCGCCAGTACTCCTGATTCCCGAAGTTGGCGATGGCGAAGTTCGCAAAGCACACGCAGGAGATGGGAACAAAGCCCAGCTCCATGATGCGCAGGGCGCGGTGCAAGAGAACCGACGATTCCGGGAAGATGATCGAGAGATTCAGCGCACTGACGGCAAAGAAGCGAAGCAGCGCGAAAAAGCAGTAGCCTGCCAGCCAGAGGTTGGAAGGGTCCTCGGTTCGATTCAAAAAGAGGGCGAGGTTATAGATGGCCAGAATCGTGATGATGCCAAAGGCGAAGTTTTCCTGGACGATCTCCAGCAGCCATGAGCGGTGCATCACCTCATAGGAGCCGATGATCGGCCGGCGCCAGATCATGCCTTCCTTGTAGTGATAGTTGGCCGCATTCACCAGGATCCAGTAATCACCCGTCGCCGGAATTGTGAAATGCCCCAGGGGATCGGCGACGGCGGGAATGGTGCTGGCCTCGTCCTTGCCGGCTCGACCCACTTTCAAAACACTTTGAATTTTGCCCTGGCCGTCGCTGGGAATAATATAAACTTCCGCCGAAGTATCCGCGCGCAGGCGCAGACCATAGTCGCCTTCGGGAATACCGCGCAGCTGAAGGGCGAAGGCCACGCTGTCATGCGATGCGACGCTGCGATCACCAATTGTCAGCTTCGAGAAATGCGTTTGAATGGGTGCGAGGCTCCAGCCCAGCGTCTGCCATTCCTTTTGAAAGACCTCGGGATCCTGGATCGTTGGCAGAACCATGAAGTCCTGCTCCAGATCGCGCGGCTTTAAATCCCAGGCGCTCAATTCCAAAAAGGGTGGAGTTCGATCTTCGGCCCTGACAGGCGAGAGGGACAGAAGCATAAGGATGGAAAGCAGGATAGTACGCAAAGCCAAACCCCTTGAAAAGATATCACCCCAAGGGGATCGGCAGCTGCGGCATGAAAATAAGAGCTTTCCCATCCTTTTCGATAAAGTATGGATCGACTAGGCGGCCAGATAAAAGAGTACACCCAGATAGTGACAGGCCGAGCCGCCCAGCACGAAAAGATGCCAGATCGCATGGCTGAAAGGCAGGCTGCGCCATAGGTAGAAGATGGTGCCGATGCTATAGCTGATACCGCCCGAGACCAGCCATGTCAGTTCTTCTTTGGGCAGTGCGCGCAGAAAGTCGATATGAAAGATCACCAGCCAGCCCATTAATAGATACATAAGAGTCGAAACAAAGCGAAAGCGACCCACCAGGAAAAACTTGGCGATGATGCCCGCGGTGGCCATGATCCATACGGTGATCGCAATGCTCTGCCCTTCGCCATCACGCCCGATCAGGCAGAAAGGTGTGTAGGTGCCGGCTATCAGAAGAAAGATGGCGGCATGGTCACAGTACTTCAGCCAGCGCTTGAGTTTCGGCGACTTCGCCGCGTGATAGAGCGTGGATGCCAGATAAAGAGCGACCAACGAGCAGCCAAAGACCGCAAGAATCAGCGCCTTGCTCAAGGTCAAGGGCTCAGGATGCCAGGTGAACAGAAGAATGAAGCCGAGGATGCTGAGCAAAAGGCCCAGCCCATGACTGATTGTATTCCAGCTTTCTTCAGCTGGCGAAACCAAGTGGGTGGTTTTAGGGGATGACACCTTGCAAACTCCTCAATGCGTTGAATTTGCGGATCATGCCGCATTCCAAGTTATTGTAGGCCTTCTTCTCGCTCTCTGCTGTCATAGTTTGGTCATGGATGGGAGCGGATGAAGCGGTATGTTGGAAAATTTGCGGCATATGCTTCAGTTTTTGCCGCAATACGGTTTCCTGAAACAAAGCCTCGAAGACGGAGCCGCGACAGGGAGGCTTTTGAGATTTCGGTACGGTCCTTGCTCAATGGAAAGTAAGTTCAGCTGATTATCTGCTAAGACATTTTGGAGAAGATTATGAAACACCTCATTCTTTTGCTCGGCCTGGGTTTAAACGTTGCTGCTGCGGCTCATGCTGCTCAGAATCAACAGTCTCCGAATCCCATTGAAGTTCCCGCTGAGATCGAGAGAATCTTTATCCCGCAGGGCTTCGATGATAACGATAACGTGGAGGTCGTCCTTCACGGGAACTTCCCCAACACCTGCTACCAGGTGGGAAATGCGGAAGCCAAAGTCGATGCCGCATCCCGTACGGTCACAGTCTCGGCGACCAGTTTGAAATATCCTGGCACCTTCTGCATTCAGAGTATCACGCCCTTCATCCAGACTGTGAAACTCGGCATTATCCCCGAAGGCGACTATCAGGTGATCTATTCGAAAGACCAGCAGGTGCGCAGCAGTCTGCAGGTCACGCGCCGTAAAACGGAATCCCCGGATGACTATCTTTATGCCACCGTGGAAAACGCCTATATCGACGTGAATAGCGAAAGCGGCAAGCAGGCTCTCAAGATGCAGGGTCACTTCCCCTTCTTCTTCATCGGCTGCATGGTGCTGAAAGACGTTCGTGTTCTGAAAAGCCCCACCGATGTCCTGGTCGTCCAACCGATCGCCGAAATCGTGGAAGATGAAGCGGTATGTGCCAGCCAGCCCGAAGATCGTGCCTTCGAATACACCAGCGGACTCGCCGAACCTTTCAAAGGGGAAGGCCTCCTGCATGTGCGCACGCTCCATGGGAACTCGCTCAACCGCTACATAAATATTCAGTAATAAGTCCCCCATTCAGGGAGGGTCATTCGACCCTCCCTTTCTTGCGTCAAATGCCCCAAACTGCTGTAAATAATCACGCACCTCGACCTATCTCCATCTCCAACTATCTAAAATTAAAGATAAAAAAGGCATGGGTATTGGCTGGTATGTTTCTTGTTAAAGGGAAGATTGTGAATAGGAGCACACAACGCCATGTCCACGAACCCCAAAGCCAAACTGCCCCGTAATGCCCTCAATGGAACCCGCGTCCTCATTATTGATGACGAGGAAATGCTCGCCTGGAGTATTGAAACGGAATTGAAAGCCAACGGTGCTGATGTTCTGTCCTGCAACTCCTTGCGTACGGCTCTGGAAAATTTTCAAGGCTTCAGTCCGGATCTCGCCATCTGCGATCTGCGGCTTCCGGATGGCAGCGGCATGGAGCTCTTAAAGAAATGGCGGGTTGAAAAGCCGGATATGCCCATCATTCTCATCACCGCGCACGGAGCGGTGGAATCCGCGGTCGATGCGCTGCGTTTTGGAGCCTTCGATTACCTGCAAAAACCTTTCGATATGAAGGCGCTGGTGGCCGCCGCCAACCGCGGTGCGGAACTTTCTTCTTTGCGGCAGAAGGTCAGCCAACTGACCGGCCATGAGGTGGCCCGTGAACCGATCCGCATGATCGGGGATTCGCCGGCCATGAAACGCATCAGGGAGCAGCTGGAACGCGTGGCCAGATCCCGCTCCAGCACTGTCCTGATCCTGGGTGAGAGCGGAACGGGCAAGGAACTCGCAGCCCGCGCTATTCATGAATGGTCCGAGCGCGCCAATAGCCCCTTTGTCGAAATCAACTGCGCGAGCATTCCGGAAAGCCTTCTGGAAAGTGAACTCTTCGGTTATGAAAAAGGGGCCTTCACCGATGCCCGCGATCGCAAGCTCGGTCTCTTCGAGTTGGCCCAGAACGGAACCATCTTCCTGGATGAAATCGGTGAAATGCCGATGAAGCTGCAGACCAAGCTTCTCCGCGCGCTGGAATATCGGCGCTTCAAAAGACTCGGCGGAACCAAGGACATCAGCTTCTCGGCCCGCATCGTGGCGGCCACCAACCGGAATCTTCTGGAAGAAATCCAAAATAAAAATTTCCGCAGCGATCTTTACTATCGACTGTCGGCCTTGCCCGTTTACCTTCCGCCCCTTCGCGAAAGAATGGAAGATCTGGACGCCCTCGCAGATTTCTTTGTGCAGCGCGTGGCCGGGGAACTCGGTGCCGAGACTCCGCGCTTGACCGCAGCGGCGCGGGAGAAACTGCGTTCGCATGCATGGCCCGGCAATATGCGGGAACTGAAAAACGTGCTGGAGCGCGCCATCGTTTTCTATGGCACGCCCGAATTGGAATCACAGCAGATTGAACTCGATACCTATATCGAGCCGAGTCCCACGCCTTCCCTTCAGGCGCAATCCCCGATCGCGATCAACGGGGCCCAGGGCCGTTCGAATTATTCCGCGCAGCATCCTATGATCCTGCCGGAAAAAGGCATCAACCTGGAAGATCTGGAACGCGACCTGCTGCTGCAGGCCATGGAACAGACTCATAATAATCAAACGAAGGCCGCTGACCTCCTGGGCATCTCGCGACACACATTCCGCTATCGTTTGGAAAAGCACGGCATCATCAAACCCTGACGAACGGATTTAAAGCGTTCGCCAGATGGTGACAAGACCAGCCAGAGCCAGAAGACCCCGACCGGCGAGCATGAAGGCTCGGGTCGGGACGATCTTGGCCATGACTGCTGGCATGGTGGCTGTTGTCAGCATAACGGGCAAAGTCCCGAGAAAGAAGGCCAGCATGGTCAGGCCACCGGCCACAGGATGCCCGGTGCCAGCACTGGCCAGCAAAAGAGGATGCAGGGTCATGCAGGGCATGAAGATGGTCACGAGGCCCAAAACGAAGGCCTGCAGACTCGCGGAACGCGTCGGAAGAAATTTTCGCAGACCTGGCATCCAGAGTGGGGCAAGATTGGGTGTGAAACGTTGCCAGGGGATAAAAGGAAAGAGGGCCCAGATGATGAGCCAGAGTCCAGCAAGCCGGGTCAGGATCTGCCCCCAGGCCAGGGATCTTTGCGCGATCTGCGCGGAGAATGCGCCCAGGATAAGGCCAGCACCGACGTATGACAGGCAGCGGCCAAGGTTATAGAGCAGGCTCGCCGTCCACGAAGGACGATCACGGCGGGCAAGGATGGAGCAAGCCAGGGGGCCACACATCCCGGCACAATGCCAGGAGACGAGGAAGCTGTAGGAAAAGATCGCGGCAAAGCCCGCCAGCTGCAGTGGATCCACGGACGATAACGAAAACGTATTCATCATATGATGGTGATGTTCATGACCCAGATGTTCCAGACCCATACTCTTACTCCTGTGGCCGATGCGGTGCCCACGCAACGCACCTGTCGCCACTGTCAAAGCAAACTTGATGCACAGCTGGCGGATGAATTCTGCTGTCACGGCTGCCGCTCTGCTTATGAACTCATCGAAAGTTTTGAGTTAAAGCGTTTTTACGAAATTGTACAGGAAAACCGTGACACCCTCAGACCCGCTGGTCCGCAAAAGCTGGATTATCGCCTCTTCGATGCTGCGGAATTCCAGGAAGGCTTTGTCGAAAAGAGCAAAGCCGGGCAGCAAACCGCGCACTTTTATTTGGAAAACATGAGCTGCTATGCCTGCGTGTGGGTCTGTGAGCAGGTGACCAAACAGATCGACCCCGAGGCCAGCCTGTCCATTAATCTTTCCAGCGGCGAGGCGACCCTCGATTTCAAGGCTTCCAAGGTGGCTTTGTCGGAATTTTTGTCCCGCTTTGAAACCATGGGCTTTCCCGTCAGTCCCAACAGCGATTATCAGCAGGATGAAAAGCAGGAGATCGCCCGCATCGGCGTGGCGCTTTTCTGCGTGATGAACATCATGATGCTGGCGTTCCCTGAATATCTGGGCGCAGAATCCCTCGAAAATCATTTCCGCGATCTTTTCCGCTGGATATCCACGGTCCTGGCCGCGCTCAGCGTTTTCTATTCGGGCTGGCCTTTCATTCGCGGCGCCCTGACGAGTCTACGCCGCGGGCAGCTGCATCTGGATCTGCCCATTGGCCTTGCGATCGTAGTCTGCTTTTTCTATAGCCTCGTTCACACCTGGCAGGGGCACCCGCATGTTTATTACGATTCAACGGCGGCGGTGGTGGCCCTTCTCCTCATTGGTCGCTGGGCCCAGGGCAAGGCTCTGCGCCGCATCATGCGGGAAAAATCCAAGTACTTCGCAAGCGAAGCCCGCTTTGTCCGCGTTCTGAAGGACAGCGGCGATGAAGCCATAACACCGCTGGCGTCCGTGGAAAGCGGTCAAACCCTGAAAGTTCTGGCCGGCGAAGTCGTGCCCCTGCGCGCGGAACTCGTGAGCGACTGTGCGGAAATGAATCGCAGTCTTCTGACAGGCGAAGCGGATTGGGTTTCGGTGCATAAGGGTCAGACTTTGGAAGCGGGTTCCATGAACGGCGGGCAGCCGATCATCATCCGCAGCCTGGAAACAGGACTGCAGAGCTTTCTTCTGCGTCTTCAGAATGCGGCTCAGACTCTTTATCAACACAAAGGGGGATTTGCTGCTCTTTCGGAAAGCATGGCGAAGGCCTTCGTCATCTTTGTTCTGACCATGGCCTTTGGATCCCTCGCATGGCATTGGGAGGCGTCCAGCGAGCGCGCCATCACACGTTTTGCCACCGTGCTCCTGATCGCCTGCCCCTGTATCTTTGGATTTGGCGCGCCCATGGTTCTCTCGCGCGCGCTGCTCCTGGGTCTGCAGCGTGGGGTGCTGTTTCGCTCGCAGAATGCCCTGGAACGTCTGGCCCTGGTCCAGAATTTTTTCTTTGATAAAACCGGCACCCTGACAGAAGATGACAGCAAAGTAAGCGAAGCCCAATGGAACGAGATACAGCTGAAAGCTCTATCCATACCCGAGGAGGACCTTCTGGAGCTGTTCAGAAAGCTGCCGGACTTTTCCGCCCATCATAGTTTGGCCGCGCTGGCGGCATTTGCCGGACCAGGGCCTTCGAGTCGCGAAAGCATCAAGGCCGTGCGCGAGGTTTTTGGTCAGGGCATCTCCCTTGTTTGGCGCGGCGCGGAAGTTCGGATCGGTCGCTACGGCTTTTGCTTTCAGGAACCGCCGCGTGATGAACAGGCCTTGGAATATTCCTATGTAAGCAGGGATCGAAAGAGTCTCCTTCGATTCCGCCTTCAGGATCAACTGAGACCCGATTCCCGCGCAGCCGTTCACAGCCTCCTCATGTCGAAGCGGAATGTTTTCATGCTCACCGGCGACTCGCTCGATAGGGCGCAGGCCGTGGGCCATGAGCTGGGTCTGGACAAAGATCATGTGGTCGCGCGATTGAGCCCGAATGAGAAACTTGGCCGAATAGCGGACAAAAAACGCAACGCCATGGTGGGCAATGGAATCAACGATACGTTGGCGATGGCGCAGGTCGAAATCGGGATCGCTGTTGCGAATGCTACAGAATCCCTGCGCGAAAAAGCGGATATTGCGCTGCTTGCGCCGGGACTGGATCCTCTCATGCGCGCAATTGAATTGTCATCCGCCACAAGACGGGCATTACAAAGGTGTTTTGGATTTGCGCTGTTTTTTAATCTGATAGGAATGAGCCTTGCTATAAGCGGGTGGGCGACGCCCGTATTGGGCGCTATTTTGATGCCCATCAGTTCCTTTTCCATCTTTGCCATCGCCCGCCGCTGGCATTAGGAGTTCGCTTTTGGAAGTCCTCTATGTCTTGATCGCCTTGAGTTTCGCCATGGCCGGCGTCGGCCTTCTGGCCTTTCTTTGGGCCAATGCATCAGGGCAGTTTCGGGACCTGAAAGGTCCCGCTGAGAAGATCCTTTTTGAAGATCAGGATAGTCATAAGTCTTGATCTTCATTTTTCCCGTCACGCAAGAGAGGAGTCAGCTTTGGTCCAGTCTAAGAGGGAAGTGGTAACGTACGACGATAAGATTGCGGCCTGGTTTTTGGCAGCCACTCTCATGTGGGGCATAGTCGGTATGCTCGTGGGTGTGTGGGCGGCCTTGGAGCTGGCCTTCTGGCCTGCCAACGGTGGAGTTTCCTTTCTCACTTTCGGACGCATCCGCCCCATTCATACCGATGCGATGATTTTTGCGTTCGCCGGTAATGCCTTCTTCTCGGGCATGTATTACTCCCTGCAAAGACTTTGCAAGGTTCGCCTGTGGTCGGATCTTCTATCCCGTATTCACTTCTGGGGCTGGCAGTTCATTATTCTGGCCGCCGCCGTGACCCTGGCTTTGGGCTACACCCAAGGCAAGGAATATGCGGAAATGGAATGGCCTTTGGATATCCTGATCGCCGTGATCTGGATCGTCATGACCGTCAACGTTTTCGGAACCCTCGCGATCCGCCGCGTCAAACATCTTTATGTGGCCATCTGGTTCTTCATCGCCTCGATCCTGACCATCGCCATGCTGCACGTGGTCAACGCCCTCTCCATTCCTGTGTCCTTCATGAAGAGCTATTCGCTCTATGCCGGTGTCCAGGATGCCTTGGTTCAGTGGTGGTACGGGCATAACGCGGTGGGCTTTCTCTTGACCACGCCCTTCCTCGGCCTGATGTATTACTTCATTCCTAAAACAGTCAACCGTCCGATCTATTCCTATCGCCTTTCCATCCTTCACTTCTGGTCGCTGATCTTCATCTATATCTGGGCCGGTCCTCACCATCTCCTTTATACCTCGCTCCCTGAATGGGCGCAGTCGCTCGGCATGGTCTTCAGCCTGATGCTGATCGCTCCCAGCTGGGGCGGCATGATCAACGGACTTCTGACCATGCGCGGCGCGTGGAATCGCGTGCGGGACGAACCCATCCTGAAGTTCTTCGTCCTGGCTCTGACCTTCTACGGTATGGCCACGCTCGAAGGCCCTCTGATGTCGATCAAGTCGGTGAACCTGATTTCCCACTACACCGACTGGACCATTGC from Oligoflexus sp. encodes:
- a CDS encoding crotonase/enoyl-CoA hydratase family protein; the encoded protein is MPDFEFLKVSLANKVAEVSLNRPDKANALHEKMWYELEAAFRWADETPEVRAVILRSEGPRFSSGIDFEFVLSIAQRIESLPEGRRQEKLRAIICSLQASFTRIESCRKPVIAAVQGVCFGGGIDLISACDIRHASEDASFSVKEVDLGIVADIGTLQRLPKIVGEGRAREWALTGKLFHAVEAQRAGLINEVTSDVPALLALAREQAALIAEKSPLAVRGTKQILNYSRDHSVAEGLDYVATWNAGMLMSLDLKMAVEAAMQRKKAQFPD
- a CDS encoding 7TM diverse intracellular signaling domain-containing protein — protein: MRTILLSILMLLSLSPVRAEDRTPPFLELSAWDLKPRDLEQDFMVLPTIQDPEVFQKEWQTLGWSLAPIQTHFSKLTIGDRSVASHDSVAFALQLRGIPEGDYGLRLRADTSAEVYIIPSDGQGKIQSVLKVGRAGKDEASTIPAVADPLGHFTIPATGDYWILVNAANYHYKEGMIWRRPIIGSYEVMHRSWLLEIVQENFAFGIITILAIYNLALFLNRTEDPSNLWLAGYCFFALLRFFAVSALNLSIIFPESSVLLHRALRIMELGFVPISCVCFANFAIANFGNQEYWRRKSQVFMGAALLFALTAMVFDTRLLPHLIIPLDLFALVSAVITMALLFKAIRLKMTGARLMLCGALVFLSTVTYDILCGLNIIESPFYLTNYGLSAFIFFQGQVVAKLFARAFRTAQVLSAHLEEEVDKKTRDIQGMLDNIPLGICSIDSRGRILPNYSVQLPSIIGVKEPAGQDYVTAIFGSSNLSVDLKDTMHQSLLACFDDDVISFESNAAHLPEEVAIAYDGQRHDLQCIWSPITDKNNCVARVLLVLRDITSLKQAEAQRLEHQRELEYIIELVNVSPDKFQGFVVTSMQFLAENDRLIRQNTRKDPEIVKIIFVNMHTMKGAARTLGFYKMTSLLHEVEQVYSALLRDPELQWHQQNLLESMLDVKAVFDYYVKLNHEKLGRTVANSTEVSISREALEHENRTLRSIQVSRLEPHDALKLRDTIQRIEDLCFSEASDVFLDILSSVHRVARDLGKEIPIINVEARGFKLKQSAHELLANVFVHIIRNSLDHGIETAAERVAVGKRPTGRIDVRLQQKGDLLSIEYRDDGRGLNMKKLREKAQRDHLLDAEGLKSLQKVADLIFISGLSTAQSLTEVSGRGVGMDAVRRYLENNGGQIQLRVHEELAGFASFSIHLMLASTHFIKAQETLGEAS
- the trhA gene encoding PAQR family membrane homeostasis protein TrhA; translation: MSSPKTTHLVSPAEESWNTISHGLGLLLSILGFILLFTWHPEPLTLSKALILAVFGCSLVALYLASTLYHAAKSPKLKRWLKYCDHAAIFLLIAGTYTPFCLIGRDGEGQSIAITVWIMATAGIIAKFFLVGRFRFVSTLMYLLMGWLVIFHIDFLRALPKEELTWLVSGGISYSIGTIFYLWRSLPFSHAIWHLFVLGGSACHYLGVLFYLAA
- a CDS encoding sigma-54 dependent transcriptional regulator: MSTNPKAKLPRNALNGTRVLIIDDEEMLAWSIETELKANGADVLSCNSLRTALENFQGFSPDLAICDLRLPDGSGMELLKKWRVEKPDMPIILITAHGAVESAVDALRFGAFDYLQKPFDMKALVAAANRGAELSSLRQKVSQLTGHEVAREPIRMIGDSPAMKRIREQLERVARSRSSTVLILGESGTGKELAARAIHEWSERANSPFVEINCASIPESLLESELFGYEKGAFTDARDRKLGLFELAQNGTIFLDEIGEMPMKLQTKLLRALEYRRFKRLGGTKDISFSARIVAATNRNLLEEIQNKNFRSDLYYRLSALPVYLPPLRERMEDLDALADFFVQRVAGELGAETPRLTAAAREKLRSHAWPGNMRELKNVLERAIVFYGTPELESQQIELDTYIEPSPTPSLQAQSPIAINGAQGRSNYSAQHPMILPEKGINLEDLERDLLLQAMEQTHNNQTKAADLLGISRHTFRYRLEKHGIIKP
- a CDS encoding sulfite exporter TauE/SafE family protein, coding for MGLEHLGHEHHHHMMNTFSLSSVDPLQLAGFAAIFSYSFLVSWHCAGMCGPLACSILARRDRPSWTASLLYNLGRCLSYVGAGLILGAFSAQIAQRSLAWGQILTRLAGLWLIIWALFPFIPWQRFTPNLAPLWMPGLRKFLPTRSASLQAFVLGLVTIFMPCMTLHPLLLASAGTGHPVAGGLTMLAFFLGTLPVMLTTATMPAVMAKIVPTRAFMLAGRGLLALAGLVTIWRTL
- a CDS encoding heavy metal translocating P-type ATPase, whose protein sequence is MTQMFQTHTLTPVADAVPTQRTCRHCQSKLDAQLADEFCCHGCRSAYELIESFELKRFYEIVQENRDTLRPAGPQKLDYRLFDAAEFQEGFVEKSKAGQQTAHFYLENMSCYACVWVCEQVTKQIDPEASLSINLSSGEATLDFKASKVALSEFLSRFETMGFPVSPNSDYQQDEKQEIARIGVALFCVMNIMMLAFPEYLGAESLENHFRDLFRWISTVLAALSVFYSGWPFIRGALTSLRRGQLHLDLPIGLAIVVCFFYSLVHTWQGHPHVYYDSTAAVVALLLIGRWAQGKALRRIMREKSKYFASEARFVRVLKDSGDEAITPLASVESGQTLKVLAGEVVPLRAELVSDCAEMNRSLLTGEADWVSVHKGQTLEAGSMNGGQPIIIRSLETGLQSFLLRLQNAAQTLYQHKGGFAALSESMAKAFVIFVLTMAFGSLAWHWEASSERAITRFATVLLIACPCIFGFGAPMVLSRALLLGLQRGVLFRSQNALERLALVQNFFFDKTGTLTEDDSKVSEAQWNEIQLKALSIPEEDLLELFRKLPDFSAHHSLAALAAFAGPGPSSRESIKAVREVFGQGISLVWRGAEVRIGRYGFCFQEPPRDEQALEYSYVSRDRKSLLRFRLQDQLRPDSRAAVHSLLMSKRNVFMLTGDSLDRAQAVGHELGLDKDHVVARLSPNEKLGRIADKKRNAMVGNGINDTLAMAQVEIGIAVANATESLREKADIALLAPGLDPLMRAIELSSATRRALQRCFGFALFFNLIGMSLAISGWATPVLGAILMPISSFSIFAIARRWH
- the ccoS gene encoding cbb3-type cytochrome oxidase assembly protein CcoS — its product is MEVLYVLIALSFAMAGVGLLAFLWANASGQFRDLKGPAEKILFEDQDSHKS